The window CAGGAGGGTGGGTCTTCCTCTTACATTCGGGAGAATTCCTTGCCACGTGCTTCTCCCTATGGCTTCCACCAAACACCTTACCTATGAAACCTGGGACTCCTTTCTCACCCCTGGTCTCCAAAACAGCACAGCCAACGTCTGGGTCTTGGCCGATCAAATACGCAAGCACTCCAGACTGTTTGGGGGAAGGCTTAATAAAAACCTTAGCATATCCCACTGAGATGAGCTAGTTTACAGTGTGACTTGAGGAACAAAAggggcaaaaaagaaaaccctccaAAACATAAGTTATAGACATTCAGTGCCTCCTAGGAGAGtctaaatcaaatttaaaaaccaaacaaaaaaaaaaacaaagtcaaaattgctaaaaatgttagaaaaaaatcattaaggaGTGGAGATGGAATCTatgctttctgaaaaaaaaagtcttctttttttctatcttatattaaaaagcaagaagtCAGTTTTCTATTAAAGTCTCCTTTCCTGATTTGGGGAGATAGATAGGTGTGTTTCTAAGGTGGCTGCCCAGTAACACCCAAGTGGTGTCACGAAGGCAACAGCTCAATGCCCTGAAGGTGAACAAGAAAGAAAGTCCAGTGCAGAAACTGTCCATCTGATGTGGGCTGGAGACGCCATGGCAGAGCAGCTGGGGAGGGGTAGGGAGCAATGGGGTGGGGTGGCCCCAGGGCAGGGGGATGGAGGGCAAGGGCGGACCGTGGGGAGAAGGGCAGAGAACGTCAAGTCACTTCAGATCTCAGCTGCCTGAACACTTTACATCAGCCTTCTACCAATCTGCACACCTGAAAACAGGGTCTTACAGCCCCCTCAccgagagaaggaagagaagtgtCTTCCCTCTTTCCCAAACACTCAGCTTTCCTGACACACCCAGATTAATGCACACGTGCTCACAAGCAGGCACGGCACATGCACCagggttgtatgtgtgtgtgtgcgtgtgtgcgcacGTGCACAAGGCTTCTGCGGCCACAGAGGTGAGCACAGAGCCCCACGACTGCCCGCATCTACGGCACGTGTGTCCATGTACGTGCTTGCCTGTGCAGGCATgtacacccatgcacacacacactgaaaaAAGCACTTAAGTTTCCAGGGGGCATTTATAATGAGGTCCACAGTGTTTAGAACTTAAAactccttttctttgtttgtaacagtgttgtgtttttttcttccttcttctaatattttcctttctcttttcctttttgttttgttttgtttccccaaGTCAAGCCTTAAAGCATGTTGGATTTCAGAAACATGAGTTTGTTCATGTCTTCCGGACTCAGCAGCCGCCTCCTTTTGATGAGAAGTGCTTGTTCGCACATATTTACACACCCGCTCCTGGCCCCCACGGCCGGAACCGCGAGGAGCCAGAAGGCTAGCTTGGCGAGTTTTGTGTGCTTTTGGGTGACGCACGACCAGTACTGGAAGAGATCCGGGGTGGCCTGGAAGAGCGGTTCCTGCAGGTAGTCATAGACTTCACTCTTCCCGAGTCGGTCGTCCTCCTGGGCTGCCGGGTTCTCGCCGGGGGCAGAGCGGGGCTTCTTGGCAGCGGGCTCAAAGTCCACCTCCTCGGCCCAGGACTCCTTCACCTCATTGATGAGCTCGCAGACCTTGCCAATGATCTCCTCATGCTGGTACGGCGGGACAGGCCGCAGCTTCTGCTGCGGGTCCAGGATCATCGCCACCTTGTGTGCCGGGTGCACCTTGAAGTTCTCCTTGAGTGCCTCCAGGAAGAGGTGGCAGAGCTTGCTGACGGTGCCCGCGTCGTTGGCCTTGGCCGTGAAGAGCTTCTCCAACCTGACGTAGGTGGGCAGCACCAGCTGCAGGGTGGGCTGGCTCTCGTTGCTCAGCTCGATGACCGCCTGCTTCACCGGCATCAGGATGGCTGCCAGGTTGCTGAGCAAGTGCTTGTTGAGGCTCTGGATGAGGTTCATCTTCTTGGCCCGGCTGTAGAACTCGCAGATCTGCTCGTAGCGCTCGTGCACCAGCAGCAGCGAGTCCGTGACCGAGTTCCAGCAGGGCGGCGGGGCGGTCTCCTCCAGCGACCCGAAGGTCTCCTTGGCGAGGCCCGTGGAGCCGGCCAAGTCCTCGCACACGTTGAGCAGCTCAATGACCTCGTGCATGCTCCGGGCCTGCAGCGTCCGCTTGCTCAGCACCGTCTGCACCACTGAGTTCAAGGCACATGCCGAGCAGCGCAGGCACATGCCGGCCTTGGAGAAGGCGGACGCGCTCACCCGGCAGTCGGTCACGTACACCGTCCTGATCTCCGACATCACAAACTCCGACAGCACGTTCTGCACCCAGTGGTGCACCAGGTCGCCGCTGTCCCGGATGTCCGCCCCCTTCACGCCCAGCACGTAGCTCTTGATGTGGTTGCCCTCGGCTTGGTAGGCTGTGAGGATGTAGCAGGAATCAGGGCCGACACTCTGCGAGTGACATGTGACACCGATGCCCAGGCAGGCGTTGCTGCCCAGGGCACACGTCACCTTGACCTTCACCTGGTTGTACATGCGCGGCAGGTGCTTCAGCGCCAGCGTGTTGAAGTTGCCCAGGATCTCGGTGACCGAGAAGGCCCCGTAGCGGGCGCCGCTGTCCACCAGGGTCTGTGCCAGCTTCAGGAACTCCTTCCCGCTCACCACGCTCAGCGCCCCCAGGTCGGCACACATGACCCGCAGCAGCCGCTCGGCGATGTTCTGCCGCTCCTTCTCGGGGATCATGCTGTGGTTGGGTGTTAAACCACTAGCTGCGGCTGGTGAGAGACACCAAGAGAGAGATTAATCCCAGCACTTTTGGT of the Tamandua tetradactyla isolate mTamTet1 chromosome 2, mTamTet1.pri, whole genome shotgun sequence genome contains:
- the ZNF618 gene encoding zinc finger protein 618 isoform X13, giving the protein MNQPGGAAAPQADGASAAGRKSTAGRERLKRSQKSSKVEGAEPVAAEASLSAEQGTMTEVKVKTELPDDYIQEVIWQGEAKEDKEVVSKDGPGDVPAEICVVIGGVRNQQTLDGKTPECSPHGGPVRSRYSGTWTFDQALRYASGSYECGICGKKYKYYNCFQTHVRAHRDTEATSGEGASQGNNFRYTCDICGKKYKYYSCFQEHRDLHAVDVFSVEGAPENRTDPFDQGVVAADEVKEEPPEPFQKIGPKTGNYTCEFCGKQYKYYTPYQEHVALHAPISTAPGWEPPEDPDTGSECSHPEVSPSPRFVAAKTQANQSGKKAPASVVRCATLLHRTPPATQTQAFRTPNSGSPASKATAAESAFSRRVEGKAQNHFEETNSSSQNSSEPYTCGACGIQFQFYNNLLEHMQSHAADNENNITSNQSRSPPAVVEEKWKPQGQRNSANNTAASGLTPNHSMIPEKERQNIAERLLRVMCADLGALSVVSGKEFLKLAQTLVDSGARYGAFSVTEILGNFNTLALKHLPRMYNQVKVKVTCALGSNACLGIGVTCHSQSVGPDSCYILTAYQAEGNHIKSYVLGVKGADIRDSGDLVHHWVQNVLSEFVMSEIRTVYVTDCRVSASAFSKAGMCLRCSACALNSVVQTVLSKRTLQARSMHEVIELLNVCEDLAGSTGLAKETFGSLEETAPPPCWNSVTDSLLLVHERYEQICEFYSRAKKMNLIQSLNKHLLSNLAAILMPVKQAVIELSNESQPTLQLVLPTYVRLEKLFTAKANDAGTVSKLCHLFLEALKENFKVHPAHKVAMILDPQQKLRPVPPYQHEEIIGKVCELINEVKESWAEEVDFEPAAKKPRSAPGENPAAQEDDRLGKSEVYDYLQEPLFQATPDLFQYWSCVTQKHTKLAKLAFWLLAVPAVGARSGCVNMCEQALLIKRRRLLSPEDMNKLMFLKSNML